A genomic region of Acipenser ruthenus chromosome 9, fAciRut3.2 maternal haplotype, whole genome shotgun sequence contains the following coding sequences:
- the LOC117406068 gene encoding neuronal membrane glycoprotein M6-b isoform X3, translating to MKPAMETAMEENPEQSQEKKGCFECCIKCLGGVPYASLVATILCFSGVALFCGCGHVALTGTVSILENHFSKTVSDHALLTEVVQLMQYIIYGIASFFFLYGIILLAEGFYTTSAVKELHSEFKTTACGRCISGMFVFLTYVLGVAWLGVFGFSAVPVFLFYNMWSTCQVLNSPMANMTSSIESICVDVRQYGIIPWNAAPGKACGAVLGEICNTSEFYLSYHLYIVACAGAGATVIALLIYMMATTYNYAVLKFKSREDCCTKF from the exons ATGAAGCCAGCCATGGAAACTGCAATGGAGGAAAATCCTGAGCAAAGCCAAGAGAAAAAAG GGTGTTTCGAATGCTGCATTAAGTGCCTGGGAGGAGTTCCTTACGCCTCGCTGGTTGCCACCATTCTTTGTTTCTCTGGTGTTGCGCTCTTCTGTGGTTGTGGCCATGTTGCATTAACTGGGACTGTGTCCATTCTGGAAAACCACTTCTCAAAGACTGTCAGTGATCATGCTTTGCTAACCGAAGT agtaCAGCTCATGCAGTACATCATTTATGGAATAGCATCATTTTTCTTCTTGTATGGAATCATTCTTTTGGCTGAGGGATTCTACACCACCAGTGCTGTAAAGGAACTTCACAGTGAATTCAAAACTACAGCCTGTGGACGATGCATCAGTGGAATG TTTGTGTTCTTGACCTATGTACTCGGAGTTGCCTGGCTGGGTGTGTTTGGCTTCTCGGCTGTACCTGTGTTTTTGTTCTACAACATGTGGTCGACCTGCCAAGTCCTCAACTCTCCAATGGCAAACATGACTTCATCGATTGAATCCATCTGTGTGGATGTCAGGCAGTACG gaatcaTTCCTTGGAACGCAGCTCCTGGAAAGGCCTGTGGCGCAGTGTTAGGAGAAATCTGCAACACAAGCGAG tTCTACTTGTCCTACCATCTGTACATCGTGGCCTGTGCCGGAGCTGGTGCCACCGTTATTGCATTG